The Thermoplasma acidophilum DSM 1728 genome includes a window with the following:
- a CDS encoding cell division GTPase: protein MIHIQRRFEVFESGGDSRASLAELYYRQKANVAVVSIGNAGFRVIRKMRPIEVKNVDTYAIIQDDDQQIRTYDGMLSNGRGEIKISLYTLSSEKNPFFRYTSGPIKILNGGSSIRKDEEMFMKIADSAVAFVIVSGFGGNFSQALHLQLLGCLVSMGKETLSAVIIPGRAEERRRQKAIAGIRKMNKMNVPYVVFDNEQLNGPADTTIITERIDAANLKIADSLDGYISSISSSIDRLKYNLIEDARR, encoded by the coding sequence GTGATCCATATACAAAGGCGATTCGAAGTTTTTGAAAGTGGCGGGGATTCCCGTGCTAGTCTTGCGGAACTTTACTACAGGCAGAAGGCCAACGTTGCAGTCGTTTCTATAGGGAACGCTGGTTTCAGGGTTATAAGGAAGATGAGGCCAATAGAGGTCAAAAACGTTGATACCTATGCCATAATACAGGACGACGATCAGCAGATTCGCACATATGATGGTATGCTATCTAATGGCCGCGGAGAGATAAAAATTTCGCTTTACACGTTGAGTTCAGAAAAGAATCCTTTTTTCAGGTACACGTCAGGCCCCATAAAGATCCTGAACGGAGGAAGCAGCATCCGTAAAGATGAAGAAATGTTTATGAAAATAGCCGACAGTGCTGTTGCTTTCGTTATAGTGAGTGGATTCGGCGGCAACTTTTCCCAGGCCCTGCACCTTCAGCTTCTCGGGTGCCTCGTATCGATGGGAAAGGAGACCTTGAGCGCTGTTATAATCCCAGGACGGGCTGAGGAAAGACGAAGGCAAAAGGCTATAGCTGGAATAAGGAAAATGAATAAGATGAACGTGCCCTACGTAGTATTCGATAATGAGCAATTAAACGGTCCGGCAGACACGACGATAATAACTGAGAGAATAGATGCTGCAAATCTGAAAATAGCGGACAGCCTTGACGGATATATTTCATCTATATCATCCTCGATAGATCGTCTGAAATATAACCTTATTGAGGATGCACGGCGATAA
- a CDS encoding Lrp/AsnC family transcriptional regulator, translated as MDEKDIQILNYLMENARDKISDMSRVLDIPRVTIYERMQNMIKSGIIKKFTIVPDYKALGVPVVAFILIAYTPKDGLSQRELAAKIANFKDVENVYIIAGEWDLLIKVRESSTEAVGNFVLDKLREMPGVERAQTITVFSEVK; from the coding sequence ATGGATGAGAAAGACATACAGATACTAAATTATCTTATGGAAAATGCAAGGGATAAAATCTCTGATATGTCCAGAGTATTGGACATACCCAGAGTGACCATATATGAACGCATGCAGAATATGATAAAGTCAGGTATTATTAAAAAGTTCACCATCGTTCCAGACTACAAAGCATTGGGAGTTCCTGTTGTTGCCTTCATACTTATAGCATACACTCCAAAGGACGGGCTGTCTCAGCGCGAACTGGCAGCAAAGATAGCCAACTTCAAGGATGTTGAGAATGTCTACATAATTGCAGGGGAATGGGATCTTTTGATTAAGGTAAGGGAATCCTCAACAGAAGCTGTTGGGAATTTCGTTCTGGACAAACTAAGAGAAATGCCAGGGGTTGAGAGGGCACAGACCATAACCGTATTTTCAGAGGTCAAATGA
- a CDS encoding asparagine synthetase A, protein MESGEINTLIEEISEHLEKPELYHALKVQSSIRSITSEFLKERGFIEVPPVIISVLTDPLNHPVFDPTIDYYGYKYSLTKSMIFHKHLLTKHFDRIFTFSPNIRLEEEDKVKTGRHLAEFTQLDLEMKGASRDEVMSLGEDMIIDLFKKIKRSNEEDLKFFGRDLRIPSKPFKRIAYLDAYKQYGEDFEHILSSEMKEPFWIIDIPLEKREFYDREDPSRPGILVDMDLIYPEGFGEALSGGEREYELSRIIDRIHRKGQTEEQFKWYIEFAKEGLMPSAGFGIGIERLTRFICGLERIEDAHPFPKIPGHLSL, encoded by the coding sequence ATGGAGTCTGGAGAAATAAATACGCTAATTGAAGAAATAAGCGAACATCTGGAAAAGCCGGAGCTTTACCATGCACTGAAGGTACAGAGCTCCATTAGGTCTATAACATCCGAGTTTTTGAAAGAAAGAGGTTTCATAGAGGTACCCCCTGTGATAATATCCGTTCTTACAGATCCGCTGAACCATCCGGTCTTCGATCCGACAATCGACTACTATGGATACAAGTATTCTCTGACTAAGAGCATGATATTCCACAAGCATCTGCTCACAAAGCATTTTGATAGGATCTTTACGTTCTCGCCAAACATAAGGCTGGAAGAGGAGGACAAAGTGAAGACAGGCAGGCATCTGGCTGAGTTTACGCAGCTGGATCTCGAGATGAAGGGAGCTAGCAGGGATGAAGTCATGAGCCTTGGGGAGGATATGATAATAGACCTGTTCAAGAAAATAAAGAGAAGCAATGAGGAGGATCTGAAATTCTTCGGAAGAGATCTGCGGATACCTTCCAAGCCATTCAAGAGGATAGCTTACCTGGATGCATACAAGCAGTACGGTGAAGATTTTGAACATATACTTTCAAGCGAAATGAAAGAGCCGTTCTGGATAATCGACATTCCTTTGGAGAAGAGAGAATTCTATGACAGGGAGGACCCGTCCCGTCCGGGCATACTGGTTGACATGGATCTGATCTATCCTGAGGGTTTCGGCGAGGCCCTGTCAGGAGGAGAGAGAGAATACGAACTCAGCAGGATCATAGACAGAATACACAGGAAAGGGCAGACTGAAGAACAGTTCAAATGGTACATAGAATTTGCAAAAGAAGGCCTTATGCCGTCGGCCGGCTTCGGTATCGGTATAGAACGCCTCACTAGGTTCATATGCGGATTGGAAAGGATAGAGGACGCCCACCCGTTCCCGAAGATACCGGGACACCTTTCACTGTGA
- a CDS encoding MFS transporter, with the protein MDSYKIIAITVTSIGSLLAVINSTSLLISLPTIMISLHTTFFFVIWILVIYPLVMTIGAPLFGRYSDFVGRNRLYALGYLFFISGSIIASLSPDVMILLVARLLQGVGGALLFSNSLAIIADAFRQDELKWAIGTNSLVIGIATAIGPLVGGILTAINWRYVFAFNVPFGIAGYVMALKLREIEKRKVKINWKPAIFFSTFIVFIVIYLTFSPPNLWLNPVEVIYLLISVVSFVLFIFLSRGGDDSLIDISLFRIRSFATQSVATFLNSITRYSALLIAIIMLQGPLGISPLESSIMVIPYAVSLSLSSYLVGNINTKRFEGHLIYAGLFLSFFGSVVLSLVRNVNVPFYLGLVMVGFGIGLFYTPSNAILMSTAPPDRRGSAAGIRTVILNLGSVIGMSMVFTIVALYVPETALSSAFLGIKIPGFEAVKLSFLKGISITFLVSGMASLLAFLAVLGEKLAETNKK; encoded by the coding sequence ATGGATTCCTACAAAATAATAGCGATAACTGTAACAAGCATAGGATCCCTGCTGGCCGTGATCAACAGCACATCGCTTCTGATCTCGCTGCCAACCATAATGATATCTCTGCATACGACCTTTTTCTTCGTAATATGGATACTAGTGATCTATCCGCTTGTGATGACCATAGGCGCACCGCTATTTGGAAGATACTCCGATTTTGTTGGTAGAAACAGGCTATATGCTCTGGGATACCTGTTTTTCATCTCCGGTTCGATCATTGCTTCTCTAAGCCCTGACGTGATGATACTTCTTGTGGCAAGGCTGCTTCAGGGTGTTGGAGGTGCCCTGCTGTTCTCAAACAGCCTCGCTATAATAGCTGACGCATTCAGGCAGGATGAGCTCAAGTGGGCCATAGGCACCAACAGTCTGGTCATAGGCATTGCAACGGCGATAGGACCTCTAGTAGGTGGCATTCTGACCGCAATCAACTGGAGATACGTTTTCGCATTCAATGTACCATTTGGTATAGCGGGATACGTCATGGCCCTGAAGCTGAGGGAGATAGAAAAACGCAAGGTAAAGATAAATTGGAAGCCGGCCATATTTTTTTCCACGTTCATAGTGTTCATAGTAATTTATCTCACGTTCTCGCCTCCCAATCTCTGGCTGAATCCTGTTGAAGTTATTTACCTCCTCATATCAGTAGTCTCGTTTGTTCTCTTCATATTTCTCTCAAGAGGTGGTGACGATTCGCTCATAGACATTTCACTTTTCAGAATAAGATCATTTGCAACTCAATCTGTGGCTACCTTTCTCAATTCGATCACAAGGTATTCTGCGTTGCTCATAGCCATAATAATGCTTCAGGGACCGCTCGGTATTTCTCCCCTGGAATCCAGTATAATGGTGATACCATATGCAGTCTCGCTCAGTCTCTCATCGTACTTGGTAGGAAACATAAACACAAAGAGATTTGAAGGCCATCTTATATACGCCGGCCTTTTTCTTTCCTTCTTCGGATCCGTCGTCCTCTCACTTGTAAGGAATGTAAATGTACCGTTCTACCTGGGTCTGGTCATGGTAGGTTTCGGGATCGGATTGTTTTACACTCCAAGCAACGCCATACTCATGTCCACCGCTCCTCCAGACAGGAGAGGATCTGCTGCCGGTATAAGGACAGTCATTCTGAACCTAGGATCGGTCATTGGTATGTCTATGGTGTTTACGATCGTGGCACTGTACGTACCAGAGACGGCTCTCAGTTCAGCCTTCCTTGGCATAAAAATACCGGGCTTCGAGGCGGTTAAGCTGAGCTTCCTCAAAGGAATCTCCATAACATTCCTCGTCTCAGGCATGGCCAGTCTGCTGGCCTTTTTAGCCGTACTTGGCGAAAAGCTTGCAGAAACCAACAAAAAATGA
- a CDS encoding CBS domain-containing protein: MVLYASDIMRKYDKIMPGDTSAYEAAKIMAQDHVGFAIIAENGEIKGMVTEWDYINKIIAQDRDPKKVRIDEIMNSPIISIDPDTPTFKVTEIMAKNGIRRLPVMKNGKLLGVITSRDILRIFKDYMDSISDIISRFGNL; the protein is encoded by the coding sequence ATGGTGCTTTATGCTTCAGACATTATGAGGAAGTATGATAAGATCATGCCGGGTGATACATCGGCCTATGAGGCTGCTAAGATTATGGCACAGGATCATGTTGGTTTTGCAATAATTGCCGAAAATGGCGAGATAAAAGGCATGGTCACGGAGTGGGACTACATCAACAAGATCATAGCACAGGACAGGGATCCTAAGAAGGTTCGCATTGATGAGATCATGAATTCACCGATAATTTCCATAGACCCGGATACCCCAACATTCAAGGTGACCGAGATCATGGCGAAAAATGGCATCCGGAGGCTTCCGGTAATGAAAAATGGAAAGCTTCTCGGAGTTATCACCTCGAGGGACATACTCAGGATATTCAAGGATTACATGGATAGCATCTCTGACATAATCTCAAGGTTCGGAAATCTCTGA
- the psmB gene encoding archaeal proteasome endopeptidase complex subunit beta gives MNQTLETGTTTVGITLKDAVIMATERRVTMENFIMHKNGKKLFQIDTYTGMTIAGLVGDAQVLVRYMKAELELYRLQRRVNMPIEAVATLLSNMLNQVKYMPYMVQLLVGGIDTAPHVFSIDAAGGSVEDIYASTGSGSPFVYGVLESQYSEKMTVDEGVDLVIRAISAAKQRDSASGGMIDVAVITRKDGYVQLPTDQIESRIRKLGLIL, from the coding sequence ATGAATCAGACTTTAGAAACTGGTACAACCACGGTTGGTATTACACTGAAAGACGCCGTAATAATGGCAACTGAAAGGCGTGTCACAATGGAGAATTTCATCATGCACAAGAATGGTAAAAAGCTGTTCCAGATCGACACTTATACGGGGATGACAATAGCCGGCCTTGTGGGAGATGCCCAAGTACTGGTAAGGTATATGAAGGCAGAGCTTGAACTTTACAGGCTCCAGAGAAGAGTAAACATGCCAATAGAGGCTGTTGCCACTCTGCTTTCAAACATGCTCAACCAGGTAAAATACATGCCTTACATGGTCCAGCTGCTTGTGGGTGGAATTGATACAGCTCCCCACGTATTTTCCATAGATGCGGCTGGAGGTTCCGTTGAGGATATCTATGCCAGCACAGGATCAGGCTCACCATTCGTATACGGCGTTCTCGAATCGCAGTATAGCGAAAAGATGACCGTCGATGAAGGTGTCGATCTTGTGATAAGGGCCATAAGCGCGGCAAAGCAGAGGGATTCAGCATCTGGAGGTATGATAGATGTTGCGGTTATTACTAGGAAAGACGGATATGTCCAGCTTCCTACCGATCAGATAGAATCAAGGATCAGGAAGCTCGGATTAATTCTGTAA
- the fsa gene encoding fructose-6-phosphate aldolase: MKIFLDTANIDEIRTGVNWGIVDGVTTNPTLISKEAVNGKKYGDIIREILKIVDGPVSVEVVSTKYEGMVEEARKIHGLGDNAVVKIPMTEDGLRAIKTLSSEHINTNCTLVFNPIQALLAAKAGATYVSPFVGRLDDIGEDGMQIIDMIRTIFNNYIIKTQILVASIRNPIHVLRSAVIGADVVTVPFNVLKSLMKHPKTDEGLAKFLEDWKKVSPDGKLIL, encoded by the coding sequence ATGAAAATATTCCTTGACACTGCCAACATAGATGAAATACGTACGGGTGTAAACTGGGGCATAGTGGACGGCGTAACCACGAATCCAACGCTCATATCCAAAGAGGCCGTCAATGGGAAGAAGTACGGTGATATAATAAGGGAGATTCTGAAGATCGTGGACGGTCCGGTAAGCGTTGAGGTGGTTTCAACAAAGTACGAGGGCATGGTTGAAGAGGCAAGAAAGATACATGGCCTCGGAGACAATGCTGTTGTAAAGATACCGATGACTGAGGATGGCTTGCGTGCAATAAAGACATTAAGTTCAGAGCACATAAATACAAACTGTACTCTTGTTTTCAATCCAATACAGGCACTGCTTGCAGCAAAGGCTGGTGCAACCTACGTATCACCATTTGTTGGAAGACTTGACGATATCGGTGAAGACGGTATGCAGATCATAGATATGATACGGACTATCTTCAACAACTACATAATCAAGACACAGATACTCGTAGCTTCTATAAGAAATCCAATCCACGTCCTACGTTCAGCTGTGATCGGTGCGGATGTTGTGACCGTACCTTTCAACGTGCTTAAATCGTTGATGAAGCATCCCAAGACCGACGAAGGCCTCGCAAAATTCCTGGAAGACTGGAAAAAAGTTTCTCCAGATGGAAAACTGATTCTTTAA
- a CDS encoding transketolase family protein, which produces MKSESLRDVYGKELVKLGSFDRDIVVLDADLSSSTKTGYFANAFPDRFFNMGISEQSMVTTAAGLALSGKKPFVSTFAIFLTRTYEQIRQSVCYNNAPVRFVVTHGGITVGEDGATHQIVEDVGIMAGLPNMNVIVPADSVETRSVVDYLAGVDKPHYVRLSREKFPVINDEDYEFKIGKSKTIRDGADLTIIADGVMVSKSLEAAESLKKNGVDARVINMSSIKPTDRDAIIKAAKETGHIVTAEEHSIYNGLGSRVAEITSESYPVPVRRIGMRDTFGKSGKAWELFSYFHMDVKDIINEAMTCLEEKNYENIP; this is translated from the coding sequence ATGAAATCTGAGAGCCTAAGAGATGTATACGGCAAGGAGCTTGTCAAACTCGGTTCCTTCGACAGAGACATAGTTGTTCTGGATGCAGATCTTTCCTCATCCACTAAGACAGGATATTTTGCAAATGCGTTTCCGGATAGGTTCTTCAACATGGGCATATCTGAACAGTCCATGGTCACAACCGCGGCCGGCCTTGCCCTGTCAGGGAAGAAGCCTTTTGTGTCCACCTTTGCCATATTCCTTACGAGGACGTACGAACAGATCAGGCAGTCCGTATGCTATAACAATGCGCCTGTGCGGTTCGTCGTTACCCACGGAGGAATAACCGTAGGAGAGGACGGTGCTACGCATCAGATAGTTGAGGATGTTGGCATAATGGCTGGGCTTCCCAATATGAATGTGATCGTGCCAGCAGATTCTGTGGAGACCAGGAGCGTTGTAGATTATCTTGCCGGCGTTGATAAGCCCCACTATGTCAGGCTGAGCAGGGAGAAGTTTCCGGTTATAAACGATGAGGACTATGAATTCAAGATTGGAAAATCAAAGACCATCAGAGACGGTGCGGATTTAACCATAATAGCGGATGGTGTCATGGTGTCAAAATCGCTTGAGGCGGCCGAGTCCTTGAAAAAAAATGGTGTGGATGCTAGAGTTATAAACATGTCTTCAATCAAACCAACAGACAGAGACGCCATAATAAAGGCCGCAAAAGAGACAGGGCATATAGTAACCGCAGAGGAGCATTCAATATACAACGGCCTTGGAAGCCGCGTGGCTGAGATAACTTCAGAATCCTATCCTGTACCAGTCAGGCGTATTGGCATGCGTGATACCTTTGGAAAATCTGGAAAAGCGTGGGAACTCTTCTCATACTTCCACATGGATGTTAAAGATATAATTAACGAAGCTATGACCTGCTTGGAGGAGAAAAACTATGAAAATATTCCTTGA
- a CDS encoding transketolase: METYQVDLSEIALRIRREIVRMVYNAQSGHPGGSLSVADILTVLYFKEMNIDPKNPNDPKRDRLILSKGHASPALYATLALRGFFPVSDLAGFRKIDSHLEGHVSREIPGVEVSTGSLGQGLGVGVGMALASRLNGFNYHVYVILGDGEMEEGNVWESLMAGYKYKLNNLVAILDRNGIQLDGYTRDIMPLHDIHAMVESFGWNVIEIDGHSFSEIEDAIEKSKRSERPTFIIANTVKGKGVDFMENNPKYHGSPPESEDLYRRAMRQLGEEI; encoded by the coding sequence ATGGAAACCTATCAGGTAGACTTGAGCGAAATTGCCCTCCGCATCAGGAGGGAGATAGTGAGGATGGTCTATAATGCTCAGAGTGGCCATCCTGGTGGTTCTTTGAGTGTTGCAGATATTTTGACGGTTCTATACTTCAAGGAGATGAATATCGATCCAAAGAATCCCAATGACCCGAAGAGAGACCGTCTTATTCTGAGCAAAGGACACGCATCTCCTGCCCTTTACGCTACCCTTGCGCTCCGTGGGTTCTTCCCCGTTTCGGATCTGGCTGGCTTCAGGAAGATAGATTCGCATCTGGAAGGACATGTATCCAGGGAAATACCAGGCGTGGAGGTATCAACCGGATCTCTAGGCCAGGGTCTAGGTGTCGGTGTTGGAATGGCTCTGGCATCACGGCTGAACGGCTTCAATTATCATGTCTACGTGATCCTCGGAGATGGCGAAATGGAAGAGGGGAATGTCTGGGAATCTCTCATGGCTGGGTACAAGTATAAGCTGAATAATCTAGTGGCCATACTTGACAGGAACGGAATCCAGTTGGATGGATACACACGGGATATAATGCCGTTGCACGACATTCATGCCATGGTTGAGAGCTTTGGCTGGAACGTGATCGAAATAGATGGCCACAGCTTCAGCGAGATCGAGGACGCAATAGAAAAATCGAAGAGATCGGAGAGACCGACATTCATCATAGCGAACACGGTGAAGGGCAAGGGCGTGGACTTCATGGAGAACAATCCGAAATATCATGGAAGTCCCCCTGAATCTGAAGATCTATACAGACGGGCAATGAGACAGCTTGGTGAGGAGATATGA
- a CDS encoding dihydrodipicolinate synthase family protein, protein MPFKIVPILTPFRGNEIDGEKFKDHCLKLLRDGIDMIFVAGTNGMGPALSFQEKKMLAEYCSDITDRVIFQVGSLNLEESIELARIARSMNFYAVAALPPFYFGGIPEEWIIRYYTQISEVMETFIYNYPKFTGYDINADLARKIKKKGGNILGVKDTVSDIDHMMRYKYLIDDFMVFSGPSNYILHAAVNGLDGAVAAAGNYATEMFVQILDDTARYGRANQIIIDEIFDAASRYGQWASNYSLVRILRGYDAGDPRPPFYPLDDHTEEKLRSEVRSIMQKYGRESKL, encoded by the coding sequence ATGCCATTCAAGATCGTGCCTATACTGACACCATTCCGGGGAAACGAGATAGATGGAGAAAAATTCAAGGATCACTGCCTGAAGCTTTTGAGAGACGGAATCGATATGATATTCGTTGCGGGTACGAATGGTATGGGACCAGCACTTTCTTTCCAGGAGAAGAAAATGCTCGCAGAGTACTGTTCTGATATTACTGATAGAGTGATATTCCAGGTTGGATCACTGAATCTTGAGGAAAGCATAGAACTTGCCAGGATCGCCAGATCCATGAATTTTTATGCAGTAGCGGCCCTGCCTCCATTTTACTTTGGTGGCATACCTGAGGAATGGATCATACGCTATTATACGCAGATATCCGAGGTGATGGAGACATTCATCTACAACTATCCCAAGTTCACGGGCTACGATATCAATGCAGACCTTGCGAGAAAGATAAAGAAAAAAGGCGGGAACATCTTGGGGGTCAAGGACACCGTCAGCGATATAGATCACATGATGAGGTACAAATACCTGATCGATGATTTCATGGTTTTTTCTGGTCCGAGCAACTACATCTTGCATGCCGCAGTCAATGGATTAGATGGCGCTGTTGCAGCGGCTGGAAATTATGCCACAGAGATGTTCGTACAGATACTGGACGATACCGCAAGGTATGGAAGAGCGAATCAGATCATCATAGATGAAATATTCGATGCCGCTTCGCGTTATGGGCAGTGGGCCTCAAACTACAGCCTTGTGCGCATACTAAGGGGATATGATGCCGGAGATCCAAGACCGCCATTCTATCCGCTTGACGATCATACGGAGGAGAAGCTCCGTTCAGAGGTAAGATCCATAATGCAAAAATACGGGAGAGAAAGTAAATTATAA
- a CDS encoding APC family permease: protein MENKDGEVKLNKALTFPQMLVIGLIAAVGTGALFAPVAMVSVAGPSAVLGWVIGAVMYAFVSLTFVELSKTYPEAGGPSRYSLYTHGRFTNALNAFASLIWYIFIPPIEALATVEGLQYIYPHLIASTGAPTLLGAGLGVVMLLLFLPLNYFGVRAFGRSSFYIGIIKLLAYLLAAFGMAFVFFRFQNFYAYRGSFLPYGFSGILFAIPYAMFAFGGIRVVPDYSEETTETKKNRFLGRTIVYTVLGQSLIYILFSVVFIGGVKWSAIGGGISPGSWGVLNSVITENPFVYLASTFHSYPVLIIVLIVSILGPFVTGYVYVGGGARVLLATARSKIMSSSMKKLSETYAVPYWAVIAFVIVGAVVAFISAPVPGIYALLTDAVVAGYLGFAVTPVSMIVSRRQSITKHEDMIPGGTAIAVIAFVSSSLIAFWSGWPSVPYALLILTITMAVFGPIFHIKEHFVNSIWYILYMVFILVMSYIGSDGALSMVSFITATIIVAVVSALVFFPWGIISGLKTAYVPEGQVLPELD, encoded by the coding sequence ATGGAAAACAAGGATGGAGAAGTAAAGTTAAATAAAGCACTGACCTTTCCGCAGATGCTTGTGATAGGTCTAATCGCAGCCGTTGGTACGGGGGCGCTCTTCGCCCCTGTGGCTATGGTCAGCGTTGCGGGGCCATCAGCAGTCCTCGGTTGGGTCATTGGTGCAGTGATGTACGCTTTTGTATCTCTGACGTTCGTGGAGCTTTCGAAGACGTATCCGGAGGCGGGCGGCCCATCCAGGTATTCGCTGTACACGCATGGGCGTTTCACTAATGCACTGAATGCCTTTGCGAGCCTCATATGGTATATATTCATTCCGCCCATAGAGGCACTTGCCACTGTGGAAGGCCTGCAGTATATCTATCCACACCTCATAGCTAGCACAGGAGCCCCCACGCTTCTTGGGGCAGGCCTTGGTGTGGTGATGCTTCTGCTCTTCCTGCCGCTTAACTATTTCGGTGTAAGGGCATTCGGGCGATCATCGTTTTACATTGGAATAATCAAATTGCTCGCCTATCTGCTCGCTGCATTTGGCATGGCCTTCGTATTCTTCAGGTTTCAGAACTTCTACGCTTACAGAGGAAGCTTCCTCCCCTATGGTTTTTCCGGCATACTGTTTGCGATTCCGTACGCCATGTTCGCCTTCGGGGGTATCAGGGTTGTACCGGATTATTCAGAGGAGACGACTGAAACGAAGAAGAATAGGTTTCTTGGCAGGACAATAGTGTATACTGTGCTAGGCCAATCTCTTATATACATACTTTTCTCCGTTGTATTCATAGGGGGCGTCAAGTGGTCGGCTATCGGCGGAGGCATCTCTCCAGGATCATGGGGTGTTTTGAACAGCGTAATAACAGAGAACCCATTCGTATACCTGGCAAGCACGTTCCACTCATACCCTGTCCTCATCATAGTGCTCATAGTATCGATCCTTGGGCCCTTCGTTACGGGCTATGTTTACGTGGGTGGTGGTGCAAGGGTTCTGCTTGCAACGGCAAGATCAAAGATAATGTCATCATCCATGAAGAAGCTGAGTGAAACCTATGCTGTACCATACTGGGCCGTGATAGCGTTCGTAATTGTCGGCGCAGTAGTTGCATTCATTTCAGCTCCAGTTCCAGGAATATACGCCCTCCTTACCGATGCGGTGGTTGCGGGATACCTAGGTTTTGCCGTTACTCCTGTGTCTATGATCGTCAGCAGGAGGCAGTCAATAACAAAACACGAGGATATGATACCGGGTGGCACTGCCATAGCAGTCATAGCCTTCGTAAGTTCCTCGCTGATTGCCTTCTGGAGTGGATGGCCCTCTGTACCATATGCATTGCTGATACTGACCATAACCATGGCTGTTTTCGGCCCGATATTTCACATAAAGGAGCATTTTGTAAATTCCATATGGTACATACTCTACATGGTCTTCATACTGGTCATGTCATACATAGGCAGCGATGGGGCCCTCTCAATGGTATCATTCATAACAGCAACCATAATTGTTGCCGTGGTATCTGCGCTAGTATTTTTCCCATGGGGTATAATCTCCGGCCTCAAAACAGCCTATGTTCCAGAAGGACAGGTTTTGCCAGAACTGGACTGA
- a CDS encoding aspartate kinase yields MNYTKLAREIKSQVDFLTGKKVKINTIVKALTNIEIKSKPKDILLILKQSILTLEYNYKEITTENRNKIPDDAILVIKESNGYSAIIKTTDGNSLVIAKILLPPGSCTTAGITLLITEFLEINGVSVRNIYRLSKEIWIIVDSESAGKAADALNRLLYKSNDRESSPVSLVD; encoded by the coding sequence GTGAATTATACAAAGCTCGCAAGAGAGATAAAGAGCCAGGTTGACTTTCTTACCGGGAAGAAGGTAAAGATAAACACAATAGTCAAGGCTCTTACAAACATAGAGATAAAATCCAAGCCCAAGGATATTCTTCTCATCCTGAAACAGTCTATACTGACACTGGAATACAACTACAAGGAGATCACAACGGAAAATAGGAACAAAATACCTGATGATGCAATACTCGTCATAAAGGAGAGCAATGGATACTCCGCCATAATAAAGACCACAGATGGCAATTCACTCGTGATCGCCAAGATCCTTCTGCCACCAGGTTCCTGCACTACCGCTGGTATAACTCTGCTGATCACCGAATTCCTAGAAATAAATGGCGTTTCTGTGAGAAATATATACAGGCTGAGTAAGGAGATCTGGATAATTGTTGATTCAGAATCAGCAGGTAAGGCTGCTGACGCGCTGAACAGGCTCCTTTACAAATCAAATGATAGGGAAAGCAGTCCTGTAAGCCTTGTAGATTGA